The region ATAACCCCGATTGAACCCCATATCTGGTTTTTTGTATGCAACCTACACttactttttgtttctttcaaaaaattacccaCTATGGGGCCGTCCATTAATCACGTGAGGCTTgaaaggggggggggttgacaaaaatcacgaaatgTCACAAGGGGGGGGGTATAATAAGATATcacgtgtatttattttttcattattacctTTACCTTATATACCTTATATACCTTTCTATCTAGACATTTTTATCATGGTCCTTAACACTTTACCGACCGCTAGCGTTTCAACAGTATACGCACGTCCGACCGGCCGCTCAAGCCTATTAATAGGCTACCGGTCGTTAATGTGTTAATATCAGAATAAGAtaagattatattttatatttgtacTTAGGATAATATTCTAAgatattctgaaaaattttagattttttttagatactAAAAATACACGTGATGttgggtggggggggggggggtagtCTTAAACCTCACCACGTATCAccaagggggagggggagttGAAAAATGCTTAAAAAAAGATCACGTGATTAATGGACGGCCCCTATCTTGGAATGATTTATAATGCAAATATCGCTCACCAAGTCACATCACCCTATAAAAGCTGATACTTGACTCCCTAAATGAACTCTAGACTATCGCCTTAAATGATGCCATTCATTCTCGCttatacaattattaaaagaaaatgCCTCTGCTAATTAAAACGTTTTTCAGGTTGTTGGTAATACGGACATTCACAAGAAGATGGTTGTCGATGTCTaatgaatcaaaaattcatataaataagaaaaaggaagagcATATTTAAAGCGTAAGAAATTTCATCTTTATTtgaagaaagaatgaaaagaataagataaataataaattcgtcATAAATTATATAGGTGAACAGAAGACCATGCGGGTCCATCTTGCAACACTGCGCGATCTTGTAGCTCATCGACACAGTGTATAAGAGAATTATTTACGAGTCACATGACTATAAGAGTCTACTAATAGATTATTTATCTCTTACCTCTATTTAAATTGACAAGCTTTATTGAGGCAGGATCTCTTATTGCTATGCTCGTTCTGCGCAACTCATAAGTCGaattaactgaaaaatttatttgaatcacGTTAATATTATCGATCTTATCTATTTCTTTTCAACgtttatataaatgaataagcTGGATTTCCACGAAACTCATCAAACTATTCACATATTGAATTAAACCCCATTATTTTTTGCATATGAAAACGTTTTTACTGCGTTTAAAGTGTTGTTTTATAAATTAGCTAAGACAAAATTAGATTAATGGGTAGTTATTGTAGTTTTTGTGTCTGAATGAATCTGAAAAAGAGataacaaatatttacaagttGTCAGTCAACGCTTACATTGGATGTCTACCAATATCATATTGACGATAAAGGCATATTTGACAGCTTCATTTCTGAAAGTTGTACTAAATTTGTATAAGCATATGAGTCAATCCAGATCGAATCACACACCTTTTAGACATTCATATTTTgacctaaatattttttttatatattctgtgaatttaaaaattaacacacacatttttgtgaaaaaatttgtgtatcatacttgaatttttgtggtcaacaaatttttcttatgtTCTGAGTACGCACTCTCACTTACATGATTATATTTCGAAATGTAAAAGAATTCATTAACTCTCTAAAATATCAAATACCacttccaaattttttcaacaaatctaagtgcttcattttttatccacaGAATACATGAGAGAAAATTCAGccagttgaaattttcaatgtcaATTTTACCTCAATGTGTTCGATTTAACCTCGATTAACTCatgcaattttataataattcgtTCTGGTGTATAGAAAAGTTCATATTATTTCAGTTGTGTTATCAGGAATTATTCTTATTGTAATACTTGCTACAGACGTTATATTAAATCTTTAagagttttatttattaattatcttttAGTCAAGTGCCATTCAtcttaatattataattgtatAGCTGGCGTTGGACTTGACATAAGCCGGCTGAAACAGTAATCCAAACCACTATAAATCTTTAATTTGTTACCATTTCTCCCTTGTTAACGTATGTTACTGCAGGGGTTACGATTTCTTTATATTACAGAAATTGATATGCGTAAAactatttttaacaatatcaCAATACCActtaattcaaattacactTTTCGCTGTTACATAAATAAAGATTataaaaacgttaaaaaaatcgaattttcggCTTGCTGAAGACAAGTTATCAGTGTTAGTTACTTATAGAAAATCAATTTAAGATTCTCACTAGCCATTTAAGTGTTCGAATTCACCGAATTCTTCtcagaaataaatataactcTGTTACATATTTGAATTACGTTGATTAAATATCGTTCATTGTCAAAAATTCTAACGTTTTTAGAAAGATAATTAATTCACTATGAAACGTGCAATAATACTATATCTTATTGTTTCTTACCCTCAGCACGCACACAATATAAAACGAATATCGCCTGTTTGGTATGCAATGCTACGTAAtagtttatcaattttcttcttaCCCTCCATGAGAAAATAGGTAAATATGTATAGTTCTCGCTAGAAATCAGAAATAACGAATGCCAAAAATAAGCTAAATTAACATCACTTGAAATTTGTAGGTTGAAATTAAGCCAAGTCGTACTTAAATCGTTCAAGATATTTTAGCAAGTAATTGATGATTGTCTTTTTTACGAATAATGAACTCagtgcaagaaaaaaaaataattaaaaacatcAATTGTAGCAAATTCATAATTTCTTCAGCATCAAAAATGATCATGCCATttttatattgtaatataaataatctgGCTTATCTAAAATTAAGATGACATGCCCCTTTCAATGTCCACCAATATTCAAAAATCTTCGTCATTCATTAATTAATCAGAAATTCTATGCCTAGGAGTATCTGTTTTTTTGTAAATGCTAAGCAGTCATACAATATGATTCTGTTTAATAATTACAAGTTTATCTCTTATTACCCTCACAGATAAAAACAACCATCAACTTTGGTGTAAATTCGTACTCTCAACGTTTTTCTTATGGAAATTTAACATTATCTATGAGTTGCGAGTACAAATTTACACCCAAGTTGACCATCTTTTTCAGCACCATCGTAAAATTCTAGTCTCTTGAATACCTAATAACACTGAATATCTCGCTAGGCGTAGAATCAtccaatatacatataattacatCATATTTTaagttctctctctctctctctttttttttgaacccTTTAAGTCCTTGTCTTATCaatgaaattcactctgtctctctctctctctctcatacaaacacacatacacacgcgcgcgcgcatatgtaatatatatatacatatatatgaagtaatatattataaagtAAATGTTATTCTGGCTATTTAACTATTTCCGTATCAAGTAATCATGTCAGATCATGTCTATCGATATCTcactgaataaattataattaatgcATGTAAAAGAATCTCTCACAAATAGTACCAATCAAGTACTGTATATTAGTATCTGAAGTTTTTATCTCATTATGTCTTCACTAAAACATTTCTACACTGTGATTGAATCATTAATTTAACTCCACgttttaatataatgaaattgttcaaaaataaaaatcaatctcATATTGTACATCATATGTGagttttatatttcaactaAATCACTTGCTTCGATAACTGAATTAATTGTTCAGTTACAATGGGTAAGGTGATGCAATTGATGAATAATGCAATAAATGAAGAACCGTTACTTCTGAATTacgtatttttaataaaataaatgtctCAACTAGATACTGAAATGTCCAGTGATACCTTCATAAGGACTGCTATTATCCTAATTGCAAGatatctattatatatatatatattatttcatatccacatacatttatgtataatttcgGAAAATAATACATGGCAAAGGAAACAATAAAAAAGACAAACGTGGAATGGTCGACAAATATaagttgttttttattttctattttgacattttttataagaaatacTTGGAACGGCTTGCTATACCAAATTTTAGTTTTTGCTCGAATTTTATGTCAGAATATTGTATCCAAAATGACTACGACCTGCAGCTGCCGTGATGCTCAAATTGTCGAAGGAATATTTGGTGAAATTTACCCAGGTGAATTAACAATTAGTAATTTAAGGTTACAAATATGCATGATCAACACACTTGAAATGGTCAATTAAAAGATTTTCTTTAACAAACTTGAAATTTAACTACTGATTTCACCAGCATCAATATTATTCAAGTATTACTCAAAAGTGTATTTAACAAGATTAAGATGCGTAGTTCTTTATTTACAAGGTTATTGAAGGTACGTTAAGCTCAAAGCATAAAAGTATGTTAATTAATCACGTggatgatattattataaaatattgaataattcttcCAGATTTGTTAGATCATTacagaaatatatttctaaaTCTTTAGGGTCCTTTCAGTCGGCGTCAGGAGATGCTGAATATGGTTCAATAAGTAAAGATGTTGGGAGTTTAGCGCCAGTGAAAATCAAGTCGTACACATTGACCAATAATAATCGCATGCAAGTTGTCCTTATTACTTGGGGAGCTACAATTGTGTCGCTAACGTGTCCAGACAAGTTTGGATCATCAGCAGACGTAGTGATGGGCTTTGATGATTTGGACAGTAAAAtcagaagaataaaatattttccgaaCATAATGATCATTAACTATAAATATTCTTCTTATATGTTTTTTGTAACGTAATTTTCCTCATAATTTAGGCTACATGGATCCTAATTTGAATCTATTTTTTGGATCTGTGCTTGGTAGATGTGCCAATCGCATAAAAGATGGCATGTTTTCCATCAAGGACAGAGATTTTCAGTTATCAAAGAATGATAACAATGTGCACCATTTGCATGGAGGTGTAAGttaatcattgaaaattttcgtacaatgACTTTGTAATTGACAAGCCCTGCTAGATCATCAAGAATCGCATCATTTTTAGTGCATACATCAAACTAATTCtctatataataaatttaacatACGTACCTTTGCCTAGCTAAACGGATTTGGTCGACAAGTATGGGATGGACATATCGATGGTTGTACTGTTGTAATGACGTACCTCAGCAAAGATGGGGAGGAAGGATATCCAGGGGATGTGCTCGCAACTGTACGGTTCAAGCTGACACCTGACAATAGATTGGAAATTAGTATGCGGGCTATCACGTCCAAGTCTACAATCGTCAATATGTCACACGGATCCTACTTCAACTTGGCTGGACACGTAAGTATCATTGAGGTTTCATGATGTCTGCAAATTATTCTTCCACTTCATTCAATATCAGGCTGCTGGTGTCAAGGAGTTGAACAAGCACAGAATATCCTTAAATTGCGATCGATGGACTTTTGCTGATTATACAGACCCAGTCCCAACAGGTGCTATACGTGGAGTAGGTGGGACTGTGATGGACCTCAGGATCCCTCAAATTTTAGGAGACTGTCTGAGCAAGGTAAAATCTTCAACGTAACAaggattttgtaaaattaattgctCGATGAATGTAATACATCTGATTAGACTATAATTAGTTCAATTACCAAACCATTATATACGCATTCCTTTGCAGAGTAAAataatcgaattatttataaattctgCTTAAATTTGGGTTGTCACATGTTAGGTATAGACCATGTCTACCATAAACATGAATTTCACCTCCTATACTTTTGCATTAGTATAATcagaatttcacaaattttctaTGTACAAATTGCATAAATCATTTgacaaatattatttgttaCTTCGTGCACAGGTACCACCCGGAGATGGTTACGATCATAACTTTTGTGTATTACGAAGCTGGCAACCTGGAACTTTATTTGTTGCACGGGCTCTCCACCCACCATCTGGGAGGTAACAGCATCTCTAAACGTCGCATAAGAGTAAACATCTAGGgaattcattaagaaaatacCATAACTAAGtgtaacaataattatcgACATCATTGTATAACTGTATTTAGAATACTAGAAGTATACTCTGATCAACCTGGGGTACAGTTTTATACGGGAGGCCGCCTGCCACCTCAGACGCCATCCGATATCCAATTATCGTACGATATTTGCCCACAAAAACAGGTAAGtgataaacaaataatgaaacaaaactttcaccaaaagaacaaaaatactTAATTAGGAACAGATTGAGAAATCTGTGGAAGCAGAGCAACTAGAGGATTGTTACGACGAAATTATTGGAGAGGGAGATGAAGATGGGGATGAAGAGACATTTAAAGATTATGAATCCCAACCACCTCCAATACTTGAGTTTATTCCTGGAAAAAAACATGCTGAGTATAGAAAGCATGGAGCATTTTGCATACAGCCACAAAACTATCCCAACGCTATAAACCATGTAATTATTAATCCATAGGCCTGAATGTTTTAACTTCACGACActtatttaaagaaaaaaaaaatgtttgtcgTGGTTATTTCAGTCATACCACTTTGCACTACGTGAaactcaaaaaaaaacatagtttTCGAGACATAGTAGGATTGTATTGGAAGTTTTCATTCTAGTACAGCTATCGGATCATTCTAATTGTAACattccaaacattttttttgcagaaaCACTTTCCATGTTCAATTCTTCGTCCAGGCCAAGTATACTATCATGatttaatttacaaatttggAGTTCAACTAGGAAACTACATGTAGATAGAAGCAGGTAATGTATACAACAAATAAGTTtaaagttaaataaaaatggttAATATTTACCAGCAGATATCTCGATATCTGGAGAATGAAACGTTTATTCTAATATGTACAAACTCGGCGTGTCAATGATATAATAGCTCTCTATAACAAGAAATTAATCCTATACAATTGTCAACATTATATGTACCTGAATTAATGAATACTATTTTTTAGAATTACTAGTGTGAATGTTATATaactatacatatgtacaagtTCGCTCTAATCCACTATCACGAAAGATACTTCAGCaatgaatattatatataatagtaACGGTTTTTTCCAATAGGCAGAAACAGATTCAAGAATGAATTGAATTATGCATTATTACAACATTCAACTCAAATTTGTATATATCTGAAACTActcgaaattttattgcatTCCTCACAAACATTCTAATCGTTTTTCTACATATCTAATCAGGGCGGGACATATTTTGTTATGGTAGTCCGATAATTATACTCTAATGCCAATgtattaaatatattcaaaagTAATTGAACATTATGTGGGTTAAAAGGTTTATCTCATCAAGTTCTATAATTTACTTTTCACAGTCTATCAATgaagttttttattcatccaaGTATGTTATATATGatacaatataaatatgaaataactTCATTCGATTGAATATCATATTTCTACGGAACTTTCACAGTAACAATCATTTGCTTGACAAAATGTGCAAATACCAATAAATCactattttttcagaaaatcacAACTACCCGTACATGGAGTTTTTTCTGGGTAAAGATAGTggcataatatacatattttccaGTGGCTCATGAATATACCTGACCACGCAGATCCgaattacaattttaaataCTGTCATCTTACGTTAAAAAGTAAACATCAATAAGTACAATATACAATATTCTGAATTCATATtttaaaacagaaaaaaggcTGATGGAAATATCTGGGCAAAATATTAGGTATTAAGATTTGAAATAGTTTAAAACATTttaatcgtttatttttagCCAGTGAGGATTggtaatttgttttttgcacCATTATAGTCAATTGATGTAATTTTCAAGTTGTAAGGGAGTAAATAGAGACTTATTAAAATCCGCACAGCTCTGTGAtcgattattcaatttaatgtAATGCAGCAATTTGAAAGAATTACCCTATAAATAACTTATTCGTGTTTACGCCATGTGAACTTAGCTCTGTGAGTAATACCTTCAACATGCTGTATTTGAGGCAACGGATGTGTATAGGTGCACGCAGGATTCGTGCAATACGGATGATATTTGCATTGTCGCGGTGGATGAGTGTAGACGCATCCTAATTTTGTACAAGACAATCCAAACTTGCATTTTGGATGCTTGTACAAACATTTATCGCCAAATTTGCAAGCAGGAAATGCACTGCAAAGTGAATAACATATTACAGCGTAATCCTTATTTCACAAAGGAAGCATCGAAGTATtcgttaaatataaataacaatcTTGCCaagaatttatatttaaaaaaaaaggttggaC is a window of Neodiprion fabricii isolate iyNeoFabr1 chromosome 6, iyNeoFabr1.1, whole genome shotgun sequence DNA encoding:
- the LOC124184441 gene encoding galactose mutarotase-like — protein: MAKETIKKTNVEWSTNISCFLFSILTFFIRNTWNGLLYQILVFARILCQNIVSKMTTTCSCRDAQIVEGIFGEIYPGSFQSASGDAEYGSISKDVGSLAPVKIKSYTLTNNNRMQVVLITWGATIVSLTCPDKFGSSADVVMGFDDLDSYMDPNLNLFFGSVLGRCANRIKDGMFSIKDRDFQLSKNDNNVHHLHGGLNGFGRQVWDGHIDGCTVVMTYLSKDGEEGYPGDVLATVRFKLTPDNRLEISMRAITSKSTIVNMSHGSYFNLAGHAAGVKELNKHRISLNCDRWTFADYTDPVPTGAIRGVGGTVMDLRIPQILGDCLSKVPPGDGYDHNFCVLRSWQPGTLFVARALHPPSGRILEVYSDQPGVQFYTGGRLPPQTPSDIQLSYDICPQKQEQIEKSVEAEQLEDCYDEIIGEGDEDGDEETFKDYESQPPPILEFIPGKKHAEYRKHGAFCIQPQNYPNAINHKHFPCSILRPGQVYYHDLIYKFGVQLGNYM